In Candidatus Palauibacter soopunensis, the sequence ATGGTGCGGCGCGCGGAAGGGCCGGGCCCGCTTGAGCCCCGAGCCGTCGGCCACGAGGCCGGCGACGCTGTGAATCACCGTCACGTCCACCGCCTCTCTGACGTCGAGGACAGGGAGGAGACCGGGGAGGCAGCGCGCGAGACTCGTCTTTCCGGAGCCCGGGCAGCCCGAAAGGAGGAGGTTGTGCCCTCCGGCGGCCGCGATCTCCAGCGCCCGCTTGGCGACGGGCTGCCCCTTCACGGCGGACAGATCGAACCCGCCGTCGTCCGGCCCGCGGCCGCCCGTCGTCCCAACGGCGGGAGACACGAGAGCCAGTGGTGCGCGGAGCCGGACTTCGCCATTCAGAGCAGCGAGAATATGGGTCAGCGACTCCGAGCCACCCACGGCGATCCCTTCCGCCGCCGCCGCTTCCCGCAGGTTCGCGACCGGCAGGAGGAGGCGCGCGACGCGCGGGTTCGCGGCCGCGAAGAGCGCGATCGGAAGGGCGCCCCGGATGGACCGCAGGGAACCGTCGAGCCCGAGTTCGCCCACGGCCAGCGTCCCGTCGAGGGCATCCTGAGGGAGGTCCCCCTTCGCGCACAGGATTCCGAGCATGATCGGCAGGTCCAGCGCGGCCCCGGTCTTGGGAAGATCCGCCGGCGCCAGGTTCACCGTGATGCGAAGCCCGGGAACGTGAAGGCCCAACTGCGCCGCCGCGGCCCGGATTCGCTCGCGGCCCTCGCGCACCGCGCTCTGCGCGAGACCGACGATCTGCATGATCGGCGTCCCCCTGATCAGCGACACCTCCACGCTCACCGGCCGCACGTCGAGCCCCATCACCGCCGCCGACATTACCGAGGCCGACCCCACCCACTCCGGCATTCTTCTTTCGCTCCCGTCCGCGCAGCCTTGTAACTTCACCGTGAGTCATGATCGGGGCCGGTCTCAACCGGTCCTCAAGAACGGCCCAGGAACAAGGCGGAAGAGTGGAGAAGAGGGTGAGATGCGGCGCCGCTCGAACGCAGCGGGGCTTTTGCCGCGGGCTGCTCGGAGTGCTCCTGCTGAGTCCGCTGCTCGCCGCCCTGCCGAATCCCCTCCCGCTGGCCGCGCAGGAACTGGACTCCGGCCACCTCTACCTGCGCGAAGCGGGGCGCCGCGTGGGGACGGAGCGCTTCCGGGTCTGGCAGACCGGATCCACGGTTAACGCGTTCGCCACCGTCGAGATGGTGCAGCGGGCCGCATGGCAGATACGCCTGCAGATGGATCTCAACCTGCTTCCGGTGAAATATGAGATTCGCGACGGGGTATCGGCTCTCGTGAGCGGGGAGCGTTTCCCCGACCGGATCCGCTTCCACTTCGCGACGCCGGACGGCGAGCGCTGGAAGGAGTACCCGGTCCAGGATGTGGCCGCGATCCTGCAGCCGGGGATCGCGCATCACTATCTCGTGCTCGTGCGTGCGCTCAGAGAAGCGCCGGATGGGCGGCTGAAGGCGATCCTGCCCCTCGATGGCCGGACCGTGACCGTGCGCCTCGCGGCGCGGACGGAGGAACGGGTTTCGCTCGACGAGGAGTCGGTGGACGCGACCCGCTACGATGTGGACATGGAAGGCGCCCGGCACCAGGTGTGGCTCGACGCGGACGACCGGCTGCTCCGCGTCCTGGACGCCGCGGGACGCGAGGCCCTGCGCGCCCCGGCCGGGAGCTGAGACAGGCTGCCGGGAGCTGAGACAGACTGGAGGAGAAGATGGAACACCATCCGGAATCGTCCGAGGCATCGGTGGAGGAGCACGGGATCCCCTCGCTGCCCGTGCGCATCGTGCAGGTCTTCGTCTCGCCGGCGAAGCTGTTCGACGCCCTGCGTCACCAGCCCGCCTGGATGGGCGCCGTTCTGGCGCTGATCGGCGTGAGCATTGCGCTTCAGTTCCTTACGCCGGTCGTCGTCCCCGAGGACGTCTTGCGGAGGGCGGCGGAGGCCCGGATCTCGGACTTCATACCGGCGGGAACCGACCCCGCGGTGCTGGAGCAGCAGGTCGATGCGGCCGTTTCGCCCGGAGCGGTCGGGGTCATCGCGGGTGCGGTCATCGCGACGCCTCTCATACTCTCGCTCATCGCGGGACTTCTCCTCATCGCGTTCAACGTCATCATGGGGGGCGAGGCCAGCTTCAGGCAGCTGTTCAGCGCCGGCGCGCACGCCATGTACGTCTACACGGCGGGAGGGATCGTCTCCATCGGCCTGATGGCGGCCGGCGCGGAGATCGTGACCCTCACGCCCGGTCTCTTCCTGCCCGAGATGGAGGGGTTCATCGGCAGGTTCCTAAACGGAATCAACATCTTCTCTGTTTGGACGTGCGGGGTGCTCGGGGTGGCGGTGAGCCGCTTCTATCCGGGGCGGTCCGTGGCGGCGGGCACGACGTATCTGCTCGTGCTCTACCTGATCCTGGTGGCGGCGCTCGCGGGGTTCGCGGGTCTCCTCGCCGGTCTGGCGGGCTAGCAAGTGAAACCGCGCACGTCGCGCCAACGTACCCGTGACGTACCCATGACGTACCCCCGGGCGCGGGCCATGCGGTTGCCCGAACCGCCCGCCGAGTCTCGAAATAAAGGTCCTTGTACAGGATGAAGAAAGCGATCATCGCGGTCGTCGTGGTTGTACTTCTCGCGACCATGGGATTCCTCGCCACGCAGCGGGAGGGGCGCGGCGCCGTCGAGGTCCGCGTGGAGGCCGTCGGGCTGCGGGATCTCATCGACGACGTCTCCGCGACGGGCCACATAGAACCGAAGACGCACGTGGACATCACCACGGACGTCGCCGGGCGGATCATCGAACTCCCGGTGGAGGAAGGGCAGGACGTGGAGGAGGGAGACCTCCTGCTTCAGATCGATCCGGCCCTCTTCAGGGCGGCCGTGGAACGGGCCGAGGCCGGTCTCGCCCAGGCGCAGGCCAACCTCGCCCAGCAGGGGGCGACCTACCGGCAGGCGCAGCGGGACGCGGACCGGCTCACGGCGTTGCAGGCGCGGGGGACCGACTTCGTGACCGAGGCGGAAGTCGAGCAGGCGGTGACGAACGCCGACGTCCAGAACCGGCTGCTCGAGGCCTCGGAGCACCAGGTCCACCAGGCCGAGGCGAGCCTCGACCAGGAACGGGACCGGCTCGGGAAGACGACGATCCGGGCGCCCATGTCGGGCCGGATCACGCGGCTCAACGTCGAGCGCGGCGAGACCGCGATCGTCGGGACGATGAACAATCCGGGCAGCCTGCTCCTCACCGTCGCGGACCTTTCCGTCATGGAGGCCGTGATCGAGGTGGACGAAACGGACGTGCCCGATATCACCATCGGCGACTCGGCCTACGTGGAGATCGACGCCTTCCCGAACCGGCGCTTCGTGGGAACCGTCACCGAGATCGGCAACAGCTCGATCGTCCCCCTGAATCCGGCCACGTCCGGCGGTTCGGCCCAGGCGATCGACTTCGAGGTGCGCATCGAACTTCGTGAGCCGCCCGAAGGGATCAGGCCGGACCTGTCGGCCACGGCCGACGTGATCACGGCCACCCGCGACCAGGTACCCAGCATCCCGATCACGGCGCTCACGCTGATGGATGCGGACGAGTACGAGGAGATCCCGAACGAGAACCTGCCGAGCGCTCCGCGATCCGACGCGGCGCGGGACATCGAGGGCGTCTTCGTCGTGGAGGGCGACATCGTCCGCTTCCGGCCCGTGGAGATCGGTATCGCGGGCGAGAACTACTTCGAGGTCATGTCCGGGATCGAACTCGGGACGACCGTCGTCTCGGGCTCGTTCCAGGCGATCCGCGAACTCAGCGACGGGAGCCGGATCCGGATCGACGCGCCGGCCGGTGGCGGCGCGGCCAACCGCGAAGACGGTAGCGGGGGGAGCGACGCCGCGGTCAACGGAGAGGACGGACGATGAGCGGGAACGGACACATGAAGTCGATCATCGTCACGCGCGATCTGAGGAAGGAGTACGTGATGGGCACGGAGACGGTGCACGCGCTGGCGGGCGTGGACATCGAGATTCTCCGCAACGAGTACGTGTCGATCATGGGGCCGTCGGGTTCGGGCAAGTCGACGCTCATGAACATGATCGGCTGCCTCGATTCCCCGACGAGCGGGGAGTACGTGCTCAACGGACAGGCGGTCCAGGACCTGAGCGACGACAGCCTGGCCCGGATTCGAAACCGGGAGATCGGTTTCGTGTTCCAGACGTTCAACCTCCTGCCGCGGGCGACGGCGCTGCACAACGTGGAGCTGCCGCTCATCTACGCGGGCGTGTCGAGCCGGGACCGGCAGCAGAGGGCGGAGCAGGCGCTCGAGGTCGTTCAGCTGGCCGACCGGATGGACCACAAACCGAACGAGCTGTCCGGCGGTCAGCGCCAGCGCGTGGCCATCGCGAGGGCGCTCGTCAACGACCCCTCGATCCTCCTCGCGGACGAGCCGACAGGGAACCTCGACTCCTCGACCTCCGAGGAGATCATGGATGTGTTCGACACGCTGCACGAGAACGGCCAGACCATCATCATGGTCACGCACGAGTACGACATCGCGGCCCGCTCGCAGCGCGTGATCACGCTCGTCGACGGCAAGGTCGAGGCGCAGATGTCGGTGGACGAATACCTCGCGCGCGGCATCCAGCAGCCCACGGCGGCTTCGGTCGCGGACGGCGCATCGGCGAGCCCGGAGGCCCAGCCGGCGCCGGAGGCGACGCCCGAGCCGACACCGCCCCCTGAGACCGCTCCGTCGCCGCCCCCGGAGATCACCCCGTCGGCACCGCCACCGACGGCCGCTCCGATGGACCCGGTGCCGCCCGAGGCCGCCCCTCCGGCCCCGGGAACGCCGCGCCCCATCTCGAACCCGTGGGCGCCCCCGCCCACGCCGCCCGTCGATGGCGGCCGCTAGCGGCCGAGCGACGTTCCGCCGATGAGATTCTGGGAGGGCATTCGCCTTTCGCTCCAACAGGTATGGGCGCAGAAGCTGAAGTCGTTCTTCGCGCTCCTCGGCATCATCATCGGGATCACCTTCCTCATGGCGGTCATCACGATCGTCGAGGGCATGAACAGCTACGTACGGGACGACTTCGCGGGTTCCCTCTTCGGCGTGAACACGTTCACCGTCGTGCGACGGCCGCAGATTCAGACCGGCCGTGTCGATGAGGCCGAGCGACGCCGGCAGCGCCGCAATCCCCAACTCACGATGGAGGACGTGGCGGTGGTGCAGGCCGCGGCGCCCGACGCCCAATACCTGGCCTACTATGCGCGAGATGTCGCGGGCTCGGCTCGCTACGGGCAGTACGAGCGGCGCAATGTCCTCATGGTCGGGGGTTCGCCGGAGTACGAGGCGGTCCAGGGGTGGAAGGTGGTGGATGGGCGGGGCCTGACGCCGATCGATGACCAGCAGGCGCTCCCGGTCGCCGTCATCGGCGCCCAGATCGCCGAACGGCTCTTCCCCACGACCTCGCCCATCGACAAGCGCATCCGGGCGGGCGGGCACGGTTTCAGGGTCGTCGGCGTGCTGGAGGCGCAGGGCGGCCTCGCGGGGAATCTGCGCGATGCGGCCATACTCGTTCCCTTCGAGACGTTTCAGCGCACCGTGGCGCGCCGGCGGCTGGAGGTCGACGGGATCACCGTCAAGATGGGGTCGATCGACGAACTGGAACCGGCCATGGCGGAGGTGGAGGGCGCGATGCGCTCCAACCGGCGCCTGCGGCCCTCCGAGCCGAACAATTTCGGCATCGACACTTCGGGTGGACTGCTCGATGCGTGGGAGACGATCAACCGGGTTCTGATGACGGCGCTGCCCGGCCTGGTCGGGATCTCGCTGGTGGTGGGCGGCATCGTGATCATGAACATCATGCTGCTCTCGGTCACGGACCGGACGCGGGAGATCGGGCTCCGCAAGTCCCTCGGCGCGAAGCGGCGGGACGTCCTGTTCCAGTTCCTGACCGAGGCATCGACCCTCTCGATTCTGGGGGCGGCATTGGGTATCGGCTCCGGATTCGGGATGGCGCTGCTCGTCGAACAACTCACGCCGCTGCCGGCCGCCGTATCGGTGCCGGCGATGATCATCTCCCTCATTCTCGGGCTCGGGGTAGGGATCGTTTCCGGCCTCTATCCCGCCTATCGAGCCGCCCGGCTCGACCCGATCGAAGCCCTCAGGTTCGAGTGAGGTTGCGGTGAGCCCGGGAGGACGGCGCATGCGAGGCATGGGGTTCATCGCGACGGTCACAGAAGGGATCGCCGTCGCCTTCGACTCGCTCGGGGCGAACAAGGTGCGGAGCGGTCTCACGATCCTCGGCGTGACGATCGGAGTCCTCGTCGTCATGGTGATGGCGGCGGTGATCACCGGGATCAACCGGAGCTTCTCGGAGCTGATGGCCCCGGAGGGGATCACGACGTTCTGGGTGGCGCACTTCGACTTTTCCTCGATGCAAATCAGCGGCCCGCTCGAAGAAGGGGAGGACGCTTTCTTCAGGAACCCCCCGCTGAAACCGGAATGGGCGAAGGAACTGGGTCGGGTCGAGGGGATCCAGAGCGCGGCGCCCATCGTGGATCTGGCGGGGTCGGGCTACGAGGCCTCCTCCGAGGGCGACCGGGTCGAGATCGGACTCTACGGGGTGGGCGCCGACTATATCGAGATCTCTGGCGGCGATATCATCTCCGGCCGCTGGTTCACCCAGTCGGAGGCCGAGCGGCGCGCGGCGGTCACCGTGATCGACTCGGCCACCGCCGTGGAGCTGTTCGGGACCCGGGATCCGATCGGACGGGACATTCGCGTCAGCAGGGGCAGCGAGAACGCGAGGGTTCGCGTGGTCGGCATCTACAGGGTGCCCGCCAACCTCTTCGCCGGCCTCGTCTCGCACTACGTGTGGATGCCCTTCGCGACGGCGGACAAGCTGCTGCGGGTGTGGGACCGGCAGATCAGTTTCGTCGTGCGGCCGGAACCGGAAACGGAGCTGCAGACCGCGCTCGACGCGACCCGCGCCCGCATGCGGCAACTGCGGGGACTGCAGGTCGGCGAGGAAGACGACTTCGCCATCATGACCCCCGATCAGATGATGGAGCTGTGGGGCCAGCTGACGAACGTGCTGTTCGCCGCAATGGTCGGCCTGTCGAGCATCGGGCTCATGGTCGGTGGCGTCGGCGTCATCGGCATCATGATGATCTCCGTCACGGAGCGGACCCGGGAGATCGGGCTCCGCAAGGCGATGGGCGGGCGCCGCCGCGACATCATGTGGCAGTTCCTCGTCGAAGCGGCCACGCTCACGCTGCTGGGCGGGGCGACCGGCATGCTGCTCGGGGGCGGGCTCGTGTGGGTCGTGAACCAGGCCACGCCGCTCACCGCCGTCGTGCCGCTGTGGTCGATCGTGGCCGCGCTGGCCGCCTCGATCCTGACCGGCGTCGGCTTCGGACTCTACCCCGCCTCCCGGGCCGCGGGTCTGGACCCCATCGACGCGTTGCGTTACGAGTAGTCATCTCCCGCGGCAGGAAACGCGCGACCTGACTCCGGCAGGCGATCGAAGCCGCGGGCGACGGGGAGGCGCGTATGACCGCTCGGGCACGCGGCGGCATGGGGTTCCTTTCGACGGTCACCGAAGGGATCGCGGTCGCCTTCGACTCGATCAGGGCCAACAAGGTTCGGAGCGGCCTCACGATCCTGGGCGTCACCATCGGCGTGCTCGTCGTGATGGTGATGGCGGCCGCGATCACCGGCATCAACCAGAGCTTCGAAGACGCGATGTCCCCGAACGGCGTCGAGACGTTTTACGTGGCGCACTGGGACTTCACGTCGGCGGGCTTCGGTGGCGGCCCTCTGGGCGAGGAGGAGCCGGACCTCTTCAGGAACAAGCCGCTCGATCCGCGGTGGGCCAGGGACCTCGGGCGCATCCCGGGCATCCGAAGCGCGTCGCCGTTCGTCGAACTCACCGGCGATTTCGGTCCGGGGGCCTTCGAGGCGAGCGTCGGGTCGGACCGGGTCGAGATCTCGTTCTACGGCGTCGGGGCCGACTATCTCGAGATCTACAGCGGCGACATCATCTCGGGACGTTGGTTCACGCACCCCGAGGCCGAACGGCGGGCGCCCGTCGCCGTGATCGATTCCACCGTGGCGGCCGACCTGTTCGGGTCGCTCGATCCGCTCGGCCGCGAGATCCGGATCGGCGAAGGCAGCCGCGGAGCCATGTTTCGCGTGGTCGGCGTGTACCGGGTGCCGGCCAACCTGTTCGCCGGCCTCGCGTCGCACTACGTGTGGGTACCGTTCGCGAGCGCGGACAAGCTGCTGCCCGTCTGGGACCGGGCCGTCAGCATCATCGTGCGGCCGGAACCCGAAGCCGACCTTCAGATAGCGCTCGACGCGACGCACGCGCGGATGCGGCAGCTTCGCCAACTGGAGCCGAGCGAGGAGGACGACTTCGCGGTGCTGAGCCAGGAGCAATTGCTGAGTCTCTGGGGTCAGCTGACGAACGTCCTGTTCGCGGCGATGCTCGGGTTGTCGAGCATCGGGCTCATGGTCGGCGGCGTGGGGGTCATCGGCATCATGATGATCTCCGTGACGGAGCGGACTCGCGAGATCGGGCTGCGGAAAGCGATGGGCGGGCGACGCCGGGACATCATGTGGCAGTTCCTGGTCGAAGCGGCCACGCTCACGCTGCTCGGCGGCGCGACGGGGATGCTGCTGGGTGGCGCGATGGTATGGGCCGTGAATCAGTTGACGCCGCTGCCGGCGGTCGTGCCGCTGTGGTCGATCCTGGCCGCCCTTGCGGCATCGGTGCTGACCGGGATCGGTTTCGGGCTCTACCCGGCCTCCCGGGCCGCGGGGTTGGACCCCATCGACGCGCTGCGCTACGAGTAGGCGGCTGAAAGCGAGCGGCTGACCACCCGATGACCGAATCACCGCTGGACCTCCTTGCCATCGCGGCGCATCCGGACGACGCCGAGCTCACCTGCGGCGGGACGCTGGCGCGCGCCGCCGAACAGGGTCGCCGGACCGGAATCCTGGACCTGACGCGGGGCGAGATGGGCTCGCGCGGGACGCCCGAGTTGCGGGCGGAGGAGGCGGGCCGGGCGGCGGCGGCGCTTGGCGTCGGGGTGCGGGTCAACGCCGGGCTGCCGGATGCGCGGCTCGAAAACTCGCTGGAGGCGCGGGGCGTCGTCGTGGAGCACCTGAGGCGTCTCGCCCCCCGGACGGTGATCCTTCCCTATCCGCGCGGCCGCCATCCCGATCACCGGGTCGCCTCGGAACTCGCGCGCGACGCCTGTTTCCTCGCGGGACTGCGGGAGTACGAAGGCGGACCGGGGCGGCGGCCGGAGAAGGTCCTCTATGCGATGGCGTACCGGGAGGATGCGGTGAAGCCGACCTTCGTCGTACCGCTCACGGAAGCGCAGTTCCAGCGGAAGGTCGAGGCGGTGCGGTGCTACGCGTCACAGTTCGAGGGCGCGACGGCGGCGGGCGAGATCTTCCCCACCGGACAGCCGCTCGTCGAACGCATCGAAACCGCGTCGCGGCACTACGGTTCGCTGGTCCGGGCCCCGCACGGCGAACCGTTCCATACCGATGAGACGATGCGCGTGAGCGATGTCACACGCCTCGGAGTTCGCTCGTTATAGAAAGGCGCCTTTCACGGACGCCGGGCGCCTTGAAGGCGTCAGCCGCAGCGAACCTCGACGAGGAGGCGCTTCCAGCTCGGGACCGACTCGGCGCCCACCTTGATCACCTGCACGCGTGCCGCGCCGCCGCGCCGCATCCACGGGGCGAGCCAGGCGCCGATCTCCCGGGGAAGGTGGCCGACGGGGTCACCATCGCGGATATGGACCCACACATCGTCGGGTTCGCCTCCGGGCGGGTCGGGAATCAGGAGGAGTTCCTCCTTCGGGCCTACGGCGTCGAGGTGGCGGGCGCGGTCTTCGAAGGCGAGTCCGTGGACGGTGGTGCGGAACACCGGGGCCCCGCGCGGCGGTATGCTCTGTGGGTCGGACGTGGGCCCCGTGGGGTTTGGCGCCGGCGGGGTGCCCCCCGGCGCGGAACGTGGTGGTTCCATGTACTCCATCCCGAGTTGCGGCGTCGTTTGAAGCTTCGACACAATAGACCCTCTTTGCTCGGCGGGCGAATCCTGACCGAAAAAGGGCGATGATACAGCCGGAAGAAGAGCGGCTTTACCTCGATTACGCGGCGACCTGGCCCATGCGGCCGGAGGTGTGGGATGCCATGGGAGCGGAGCTGCGGGACGGCTTCAATCCCGCGAGCGCGCACGCCCCCGGGCGCCGGGCGCATCGCTGCCTGGAGGTCGCGCGCGGGCGGATCGCGGATCTGCTCGGGGGCCCGCGCTCGTCCATCTACTTCACGGGCGGCGGCACGCAGTCGGACAACCTCGCGATCCTCGGCTTCGTCCGGGCGAACCCGGGGCGCAGCCCGCGCGTGTTCGTGTCCGCGATCGAGCACAAGGCGTGCCTCGAGGCGGCGGACCGCGGGGCCGTTGAGGGGGCCCGCGCGGCGCGGATTCCCGTGGACCGCTCGGGGACGATCGATCTCGCGTGGCTGCGGCGGGAACTCGCGGCGGACCCGGACGCGCCGACGCTGATTTCGGTGATGTGGGCGAACAACGAGATCGGCACGGTCCAGGCGATGGGGGACATCGTCGAACTGGGCCACGAATACGGGGCCCTCGTACACACGGACGCCGTGCAGGCGCTGGGGAAGGTGGACTGCGATCTCGAGCGGACGCCGGTCGATCTCCTGTCGGCGACGGCGCACAAGCTCGGCGGGCCCGTGGGGATCGGCCTCCTCTACCGGCGGCCGGGGGTGACGCTGGAGCCGCTGAGCTATGGCGGCGGCCAGGAACGGTCCATGTGGCCGGGCACGCAGAACCCGGTCGGCGCGACGGGCTTCGCGGCCGCGCTCGCGCTCGCGCTCGAGGACCGCGAGGCGGCGGTCGCGCGCTGGACCGGCTTGCGCGATCACCTCGAGGCGCGGATCCGGGCGGAGATTCCGGATGCCCGGATCCATGCCGGGGACGCGCCGCTGCGGATGCCGAATCTCGTCAGCGTCGGGATTCCGGGGTGTGACAGCGGAGCCGTGCTCGTTTCCCTCGACTTCGAGGGGATCGCGGTCTCGGGCGGGTCGGCGTGCGGCTCCGACTCGAGCGTCGGCTCCGACGTGCTGGACGCAATCGGGATCACCAGCGATGTCCCGTATGCGGCCGTGCGCTTCAGCTTCGGCCACGACACGTCCCGGGCGGACGTCGACGCGGCGGCGGATGCGCTCGCGCGGGTCGCCGCGCGGGTCGTCGCCATTACGGCCTGAGATCGCGCGTCCATGATCGCCCCGACCCGCCTCGCGGACTCCGTGCTCGTCGCCATGTCGGGCGGCGTGGACTCTTCGCTCACCGCGGCGCTGCTCGCGCGCGAGGGCCGTCCGATCATCGGCGTGACGATGAAGACCTTCTGCTACACCGGCAGCGAGGGCCCGACGCGCACCTGCTGCGGCCTCGACGGGATCGCGGACGCCAAGTCCGTCGCGGCCCAGCTCGACATGCCGCACCACGTGTTCGATGTCGAGGAGGAGTTCACGCGCGACGTGATCGACGACTTCGTGTCGGAGTACGCGGCCGGCCGCACGCCGATCCCGTGCGTCCGCTGCAACAGCTTCACGAAGTTCCGGGACCTCCTCGTGCGGGCGGACGCGCTGGGCTGCCGCTGGCTGGCGACGGGGCACTACGCGCGCGTGATCCGGCCCCGCTCCGGGCCGCCGGAACTCCACCTCGGCGCGGACGACCACAAGGACCAGACCTACTTCCTGTGGGGGATGCCGCGCGAGGCGCTCGACCGCCTTCTCCTGCCGGTCGGCGAGCTCACGAAGCCGCAGGTCCGCGCGGAGGCGCGGCGGCTCGGCCTCGACACGGCGGACAAGCCGGAGTCGTTCGAGATCTGCTTCGTCCCCGACAACGACTACGCCGGGGTCCTGCGCCGGTACCTGCCGGAAGACCACCCTGCCCTCTCGCCCGGCGCCATCCGCTTGGAGGACGGCTCGGACGCGGGGGAACACCCGGGCTACGCGCACTACACGGTGGGGCAGCGCAAGGGGCTTCCGGGCGGTTTCGCCGAGCCGATGTTCGTGCTCGAGATCCGGCCGGAGTCGCGCGACGTCATCATCGGGCCGCGGACCTCCCTGGCTCGCTCGCGCATCGGCGCCCGGGGCGTGAACTGGCTCGCCGAGCCTCCGGCCAGTGGCGAGCGCATCGGCGTTCGGATCCGGCACGGGGCCGCGATCGTCGACGCGGATGTCATCGAGGCGACGCCGGCCGGATTCTCGCTGGAGCTGCCCGTCCCGCAGTCGGCGATCACGCCCGGACAGAGCGCCGTGCTCTACCGGGACGACCTCGTCCTCGGCGGCGGCGTCATCGTCTCGAACTGACGGTGGGCGGCGAGGCAGCCGACCCGCGGGTCAGTAGGAGAGGCCCTCCTGCTGCGCGAGGTCCTTCACCTTCCGCAGGCCCTCGCCGGAGAGGTCGGGCGTCTCCACGACGACCTTGACGAGCTGGTCGCCCCGGTTCTCGCCGCGCCGGATGCCCTGGCCGCGAATCCGGAACGTGGTCCCGCTCTGCGTACCCGGCGGGATTCTGAGCACGACCTTGTTCCCGCCGATCGTCCTCACCTTGACCTTCGAGCCGAGAATCGCCTGCGCCACGTTGATCGGCACCTCGCAGGCGAGATCGAGCCCGTCGCGGGTGAAGAAGCGGTCGAGGTCGACCTGGAACTTGATGATGAGGTCGCCCGCGGGGCCACCGCCCGGACCGCGCTCGCCCTTGCCGGAGATGCGGACGCGCGAACCGTTCTCGACTCCCGCGGGCACCTTGACGCTGAGCTTGCGCCGCGTGTTCACCTGGCCGCGCCCGGAGCAACTCGAGCACGGCGTCTCCGGCACCATCCCGCGCCGCACGCACACGGGACACGGGCGCGTGACGGAGAACCCGCCCTGCCCGAACGTGACTTCGCCCCGGCCGTCACACTCGGGGCAGCGTTTCAGCGACGTGCCGGGAGCGGCGCCGTCCCCGTCGCACGTCGCGCACTCCTCGTTGATCGGCACCGTGACCGAGACCCGGCCACCGCGCGCCGCGGTGCGGAGCCGAACCGTGACCAGGTATTCGACGTTGCGGCCGCGCTTCGGCCCCTCCTTCTCCGGCTTCGCCTTCTTCCCGAAATCGAAGATCGACGAGAAGATGCCGCCGATGCCGCCCAGGTCGGACAGGTCCTCGAACTTGAAGTTGCCCGCGCCCCCGGGCGCTCCGCCCGCCTGGCCGGGCCCGAACGCTCCGATGCCGCCGTACTTCCGCACGCGATCGTACTTCTTGCGCTTGTCGGGATCGGAGAGGACGCCGTGCGCCTCCGACACCTCCTTGAACTTCTCCGTCGACGTCGGATCGCCCGCGTTCGCGTCCGGGTGGTGCTCCTTCGCGAGCCTGCGGTAGGCCTTCCGGATCTCGTCCGCGCTCGCGTTCTCCGCGACCCCGAGAATCTTGTAGTAGTCCTTCGCCTGCGTCGCCATCGGATCAGGAAGCTTCGGTTTCGTGGCGGTAGACCGTGACGCGCGCGGGGCGGAGCAGCCGGTCGCCGAGCCGGTATCCGATGAGGACGACGTGCGACACGAGTTCGT encodes:
- the mnmA gene encoding tRNA 2-thiouridine(34) synthase MnmA; translation: MIAPTRLADSVLVAMSGGVDSSLTAALLAREGRPIIGVTMKTFCYTGSEGPTRTCCGLDGIADAKSVAAQLDMPHHVFDVEEEFTRDVIDDFVSEYAAGRTPIPCVRCNSFTKFRDLLVRADALGCRWLATGHYARVIRPRSGPPELHLGADDHKDQTYFLWGMPREALDRLLLPVGELTKPQVRAEARRLGLDTADKPESFEICFVPDNDYAGVLRRYLPEDHPALSPGAIRLEDGSDAGEHPGYAHYTVGQRKGLPGGFAEPMFVLEIRPESRDVIIGPRTSLARSRIGARGVNWLAEPPASGERIGVRIRHGAAIVDADVIEATPAGFSLELPVPQSAITPGQSAVLYRDDLVLGGGVIVSN
- a CDS encoding ABC transporter permease; protein product: MTARARGGMGFLSTVTEGIAVAFDSIRANKVRSGLTILGVTIGVLVVMVMAAAITGINQSFEDAMSPNGVETFYVAHWDFTSAGFGGGPLGEEEPDLFRNKPLDPRWARDLGRIPGIRSASPFVELTGDFGPGAFEASVGSDRVEISFYGVGADYLEIYSGDIISGRWFTHPEAERRAPVAVIDSTVAADLFGSLDPLGREIRIGEGSRGAMFRVVGVYRVPANLFAGLASHYVWVPFASADKLLPVWDRAVSIIVRPEPEADLQIALDATHARMRQLRQLEPSEEDDFAVLSQEQLLSLWGQLTNVLFAAMLGLSSIGLMVGGVGVIGIMMISVTERTREIGLRKAMGGRRRDIMWQFLVEAATLTLLGGATGMLLGGAMVWAVNQLTPLPAVVPLWSILAALAASVLTGIGFGLYPASRAAGLDPIDALRYE
- a CDS encoding cysteine desulfurase family protein, which translates into the protein MIQPEEERLYLDYAATWPMRPEVWDAMGAELRDGFNPASAHAPGRRAHRCLEVARGRIADLLGGPRSSIYFTGGGTQSDNLAILGFVRANPGRSPRVFVSAIEHKACLEAADRGAVEGARAARIPVDRSGTIDLAWLRRELAADPDAPTLISVMWANNEIGTVQAMGDIVELGHEYGALVHTDAVQALGKVDCDLERTPVDLLSATAHKLGGPVGIGLLYRRPGVTLEPLSYGGGQERSMWPGTQNPVGATGFAAALALALEDREAAVARWTGLRDHLEARIRAEIPDARIHAGDAPLRMPNLVSVGIPGCDSGAVLVSLDFEGIAVSGGSACGSDSSVGSDVLDAIGITSDVPYAAVRFSFGHDTSRADVDAAADALARVAARVVAITA
- a CDS encoding ABC transporter permease; the protein is MRGMGFIATVTEGIAVAFDSLGANKVRSGLTILGVTIGVLVVMVMAAVITGINRSFSELMAPEGITTFWVAHFDFSSMQISGPLEEGEDAFFRNPPLKPEWAKELGRVEGIQSAAPIVDLAGSGYEASSEGDRVEIGLYGVGADYIEISGGDIISGRWFTQSEAERRAAVTVIDSATAVELFGTRDPIGRDIRVSRGSENARVRVVGIYRVPANLFAGLVSHYVWMPFATADKLLRVWDRQISFVVRPEPETELQTALDATRARMRQLRGLQVGEEDDFAIMTPDQMMELWGQLTNVLFAAMVGLSSIGLMVGGVGVIGIMMISVTERTREIGLRKAMGGRRRDIMWQFLVEAATLTLLGGATGMLLGGGLVWVVNQATPLTAVVPLWSIVAALAASILTGVGFGLYPASRAAGLDPIDALRYE
- the bshB1 gene encoding bacillithiol biosynthesis deacetylase BshB1, translating into MTESPLDLLAIAAHPDDAELTCGGTLARAAEQGRRTGILDLTRGEMGSRGTPELRAEEAGRAAAALGVGVRVNAGLPDARLENSLEARGVVVEHLRRLAPRTVILPYPRGRHPDHRVASELARDACFLAGLREYEGGPGRRPEKVLYAMAYREDAVKPTFVVPLTEAQFQRKVEAVRCYASQFEGATAAGEIFPTGQPLVERIETASRHYGSLVRAPHGEPFHTDETMRVSDVTRLGVRSL